The following proteins come from a genomic window of Hydrogenispora ethanolica:
- a CDS encoding ATP-binding protein, translated as MADITEIRELAQKLNLWNIARGYIDLNDEKLSNLDYLKMVLEKELEIRVRQKYTKLRKASKLPNKAFDASNSNKGLKWQIKQLSNLTWLKEEQNLILLGKCGTGKTGLAAQLGETAISNGHKTYYAPFDNFIAVAEKKATNTKAEAIFSYMQECDLIIIDDVFYVEPTRAELQVFYRAVTFLNETRSIIFITNRELSAWIDAAEDKHLCQTLLDRMMVNCQIVRLTDK; from the coding sequence ATGGCTGATATAACAGAAATCCGTGAATTGGCCCAAAAGCTCAACCTTTGGAATATCGCAAGGGGATATATTGATTTGAATGATGAGAAACTATCAAACCTTGACTATCTTAAGATGGTGTTAGAAAAAGAATTGGAGATTAGGGTCAGGCAAAAATACACCAAGCTGAGGAAGGCAAGTAAGCTTCCAAACAAAGCATTTGACGCATCGAATTCAAACAAGGGCTTAAAATGGCAGATTAAACAGTTATCCAACCTGACATGGCTTAAGGAAGAGCAAAACTTAATCCTGCTGGGAAAATGCGGGACGGGTAAGACCGGTCTTGCAGCGCAACTTGGAGAAACTGCAATCAGCAATGGACATAAAACCTATTATGCGCCTTTTGATAATTTTATCGCAGTGGCAGAAAAGAAAGCCACAAATACAAAAGCAGAAGCGATCTTTTCTTATATGCAGGAATGTGACTTAATTATTATTGATGATGTCTTTTATGTGGAACCAACCAGGGCAGAACTGCAGGTTTTCTATCGGGCAGTTACCTTTCTTAATGAAACCAGAAGCATTATTTTTATAACCAATCGTGAACTGTCAGCATGGATAGATGCAGCCGAAGACAAGCACCTTTGCCAGACTTTATTGGACAGAATGATGGTCAATTGTCAAATTGTTCGTTTGACTGACAAGTAA